The following proteins are encoded in a genomic region of Oncorhynchus masou masou isolate Uvic2021 chromosome 32, UVic_Omas_1.1, whole genome shotgun sequence:
- the LOC135527005 gene encoding suppressor of cytokine signaling 4-like: MSEKKSRSSDICPKCGIRSWSADGYVWSCKKRSRSSRNDPGLRGPEGVGPMEEQGARSTSCPRRRRERKCSCTVMGEVDIDVHGRKVLSRRSLRQKFQDAVGQCFPLRTDHRHHHHGCPTGAYQGAFSVLLWSKRPIHVTELMHDKCPFSSKSELAHCWHLIKKHATHPSAIVGLEVAQAAKAAQAAGKEPVLSTSTSPPSTPLSWEGICLSRPLSLEDWDLSHPHGRAAYGGSHTDYILVPDLLQINNSPCYWGVLDRFQAEELLEGQPEGTFLLRDSAQDKFLFSVSFRRYSRSLHARIEQNGKRFSFDGRDPCMYRDPSVTGLLRHYSDPATCLFFEPLLSRPLARTFPFTLQHLCRAVICSCTTYQGIKILPLPHQLRDYLRQYHYKCNGACAV; encoded by the coding sequence ATGTCTGAGAAGAAATCCCGAAGTTCGGACATCTGTCCCAAATGCGGCATCCGCAGCTGGAGTGCCGATGGCTACGTGTGGAGCTGCAAGAAACGCTCCCGGAGTTCTCGAAACGATCCGGGCCTTCGGGGTCCGGAGGGGGTAGGGCCGATGGAGGAGCAAGGAGCGCGTTCCACCTCATGTCCgcggagacggagagagaggaagtgtagCTGTACCGTAATGGGGGAAGTCGACATAGATGTCCACGGTCGGAAAGTCCTTTCTAGGCGCTCTCTCCGGCAGAAGTTCCAGGATGCAGTGGGTCAGTGTTTCCCTCTCCGCACTGACCATCGCCACCACCACCACGGCTGCCCAACGGGAGCCTACCAGGGGGCCTTTTCTGTGCTCCTCTGGTCCAAGCGTCCGATCCATGTCACGGAGCTCATGCATGACAAGTGCCCCTTCTCGTCCAAGTCAGAGCTGGCCCACTGCTGGCACCTCATCAAGAAGCATGCCACCCACCCCAGCGCCATTGTAGGCCTAGAGGTTGCCCAAGCCGCCAAGGCTGCACAGGCTGCTGGCAAAGAACCAGTCCTGTCCACTTCCACATCCCCGCCTTCGACACCTCTTTCATGGGAGGGCATCTGCTTGAGTAGGCCCCTGAGCCTTGAGGACTGGGACCTCTCCCATCCTCATGGCAGAGCAGCCTATGGTGGCAGCCATACAGATTACATCCTCGTCCCTGACCTACTGCAGATCAACAACAGCCCATGTTACTGGGGCGTTCTGGACCGCTTCCAGGCAGAGGAGCTCCTGGAAGGCCAGCCCGAGGGCACCTTCCTCCTCCGTGACTCGGCCCAGGACAAGTTCCTCTTCTCCGTCAGCTTCCGTCGCTATAGCCGCTCCCTCCATGCGCGTATCGAGCAGAACGGCAAGCGCTTCAGCTTCGATGGCCGTGATCCGTGCATGTACCGGGACCCGAGCGTGACGGGCCTGCTCCGGCACTACAGCGACCCAGCCACATGCCTCTTCTTCGAGCCCCTCCTGTCCCGCCCTCTGGCCCGGACCTTCCCATTCACCCTGCAGCACCTGTGTCGCGCAGTGATCTGTAGCTGCACTACGTACCAGGGCATCAAGATCCTTCCACTGCCTCATCAGCTCAGGGACTATCTTAGGCAGTACCACTACAAGTGCAATGGGGCTTGTGCAGTGTAA